From the Lolium rigidum isolate FL_2022 chromosome 2, APGP_CSIRO_Lrig_0.1, whole genome shotgun sequence genome, one window contains:
- the LOC124692343 gene encoding uncharacterized protein At5g03900, chloroplastic-like isoform X2, whose protein sequence is MAAAAALSLHLHLRLCPPPHAHRRPPRHAPFLLSTPLPPHNLRVAHARLPSPWRPSVRARAGTVDAPTLARPGGAVETDRLPPDVRDRAMDAVDHFGGRVTIGDVSSRAGLQVDQAERALQALAADTGGFLEVSGEGEVLYVFPKDYRAKLAGKSFRMRVEPLVDKAKEVGAYVVRVSFGTALVASIVIVYTTIIAILSSSSDEDNRGRRRRSYGSTMFLPTDLFWYLDAGSSRRRRVEKENGMNFIESVFSFVFGDGNPNEGLEDTRWKMIGQYISSNGGVVTAEELAPYLDVSAPSEQSKDDESFILPVLLRFQGHPEVDEQGNILYRFPSLQLTASSKGGVSREYVGTKWSTMFGSIERFMEEKPWEFSKANASERAMVAGLGGLNLFGVIILGNLLKQMTMTPGGLISFAAQLFPLLQIYAGSFFAIPLFRWLLLRKTNNDIARRNKAREERAQELVSPEPSLRRKLLSARDMAQRKVITPDEIVYTTEKDLLDQEYDVKEWERRFKKIESD, encoded by the exons atggccgccgccgccgccctatccctccacctccacctccgcctctgcCCGCCTCCCCATGCCCACCGCAGGCCCCCTCGCCACGCCCCATTCCTTCTATCCACCCCTCTGCCGCCCCACAACCTCCGCGTCGCCCACGCCCGCCTCCCTTCACCGTGGCGCCCCTCCGTCAGGGCGCGAGCAGGCACCGTCGACGCGCCGACCCTCGCGCGCCCCGGCGGCGCCGTGGAGACGGACCGCCTCCCGCCCGACGTGCGCGACCGCGCCATGGACGCCGTCGACCACTTCGGCGGCCGCGTCACCATCGGGGACGTCTCCTCCCGCGCCGGCCTGCAGGTCGACCAGGCGGAGCGCGCGCTCCAGGCTCTCGCGGCGGACACCGGCGGCTTCCTCGAG GTTTCGGGGGAAGGAGAGGTGCTCTACGTCTTCCCCAAGGACTACagggccaagctcgccggcaagtcATTCAGAATGCGGGTCGAGCCACTCGTCGACAAAGCTAAG GAAGTGGGCGCCTATGTGGTGCGGGTGTCCTTTGGGACGGCACTAGTTGCCTCCATTGTGATTGTATACACTACCATCATTGCCATTCTCTCTAGCTCCAG TGATGAAGATAATCGTGGCAGACGGCGCAGATCCTATGGATCTACCATGTTCCTCCCAACAGATCTATTTTG GTACTTGGATGCAGGTTCCTCTAGGAGGCGGCGGGTCGAAAAAGAGAacgggatgaactttatagaatCT gtattttcatttgtatttggGGATGGCAATCCTAATGAGGGGCTTGAAGATACAAGGTGGAAGATG ATTGGGCAGTATATTTCATCAAATGGTGGAGTTGTTACGGCAGAAGAACTGGCACCATATCTTGATGTATCAGCACCTTCAGAGCAGTCTAAG GATGATGAATCGTTTATTCTTCCAGTTCTTTTACGCTTCCAGGGACATCCAGAAGTTGATGAGCAG GGAAATATTCTTTATAGATTCCCATCGCTGCAACTTACTGCTTCATCGAAAGGAGGTGTGAGCAGAgaatatgttggtacaaaatgGTCTACAATGTTCGGTAGCATCGAAAGATTTATGGAAGAGAAACCATGGGAATTCAG TAAAGCAAATGCATCAGAGAGGGCAATGGTTGCTGGTCTGGGAGGACTCAATCTTTTTggtgtcattattctgggaaacttATTGAA GCAAATGACAATGACGCCTGGTGGGCTTATCTCATTTGCTGCACAGCTATTTCCGTTGCTTCAG ATATATGCTGGCTCCTTTTTTGCAATACCATTATTTAGATGGTTGCTGCTACGTAAGACCAACAATGACATTGCAAGGAGGAATAAGGCCAGAGAAGAAAGAGCCCAGGAACTGGTTTCGCCAGAGCCTTCTCTCAGAAGAAAG TTGCTCAGTGCACGCGACATGGCTCAACGGAAGGTGATTACACCAGATGAGATTGTCTACACAACCGAAAAGGATCTATTGGATCAGGAATATGATGTGAAGGAGTGGGAAAGGCGATTTAAGAAGATTGAGTCAGACTGA
- the LOC124692343 gene encoding uncharacterized protein At5g03900, chloroplastic-like isoform X1 — MAAAAALSLHLHLRLCPPPHAHRRPPRHAPFLLSTPLPPHNLRVAHARLPSPWRPSVRARAGTVDAPTLARPGGAVETDRLPPDVRDRAMDAVDHFGGRVTIGDVSSRAGLQVDQAERALQALAADTGGFLEVSGEGEVLYVFPKDYRAKLAGKSFRMRVEPLVDKAKEVGAYVVRVSFGTALVASIVIVYTTIIAILSSSSSDEDNRGRRRRSYGSTMFLPTDLFWYLDAGSSRRRRVEKENGMNFIESVFSFVFGDGNPNEGLEDTRWKMIGQYISSNGGVVTAEELAPYLDVSAPSEQSKDDESFILPVLLRFQGHPEVDEQGNILYRFPSLQLTASSKGGVSREYVGTKWSTMFGSIERFMEEKPWEFSKANASERAMVAGLGGLNLFGVIILGNLLKQMTMTPGGLISFAAQLFPLLQIYAGSFFAIPLFRWLLLRKTNNDIARRNKAREERAQELVSPEPSLRRKLLSARDMAQRKVITPDEIVYTTEKDLLDQEYDVKEWERRFKKIESD, encoded by the exons atggccgccgccgccgccctatccctccacctccacctccgcctctgcCCGCCTCCCCATGCCCACCGCAGGCCCCCTCGCCACGCCCCATTCCTTCTATCCACCCCTCTGCCGCCCCACAACCTCCGCGTCGCCCACGCCCGCCTCCCTTCACCGTGGCGCCCCTCCGTCAGGGCGCGAGCAGGCACCGTCGACGCGCCGACCCTCGCGCGCCCCGGCGGCGCCGTGGAGACGGACCGCCTCCCGCCCGACGTGCGCGACCGCGCCATGGACGCCGTCGACCACTTCGGCGGCCGCGTCACCATCGGGGACGTCTCCTCCCGCGCCGGCCTGCAGGTCGACCAGGCGGAGCGCGCGCTCCAGGCTCTCGCGGCGGACACCGGCGGCTTCCTCGAG GTTTCGGGGGAAGGAGAGGTGCTCTACGTCTTCCCCAAGGACTACagggccaagctcgccggcaagtcATTCAGAATGCGGGTCGAGCCACTCGTCGACAAAGCTAAG GAAGTGGGCGCCTATGTGGTGCGGGTGTCCTTTGGGACGGCACTAGTTGCCTCCATTGTGATTGTATACACTACCATCATTGCCATTCTCTCTAGCTCCAG CAGTGATGAAGATAATCGTGGCAGACGGCGCAGATCCTATGGATCTACCATGTTCCTCCCAACAGATCTATTTTG GTACTTGGATGCAGGTTCCTCTAGGAGGCGGCGGGTCGAAAAAGAGAacgggatgaactttatagaatCT gtattttcatttgtatttggGGATGGCAATCCTAATGAGGGGCTTGAAGATACAAGGTGGAAGATG ATTGGGCAGTATATTTCATCAAATGGTGGAGTTGTTACGGCAGAAGAACTGGCACCATATCTTGATGTATCAGCACCTTCAGAGCAGTCTAAG GATGATGAATCGTTTATTCTTCCAGTTCTTTTACGCTTCCAGGGACATCCAGAAGTTGATGAGCAG GGAAATATTCTTTATAGATTCCCATCGCTGCAACTTACTGCTTCATCGAAAGGAGGTGTGAGCAGAgaatatgttggtacaaaatgGTCTACAATGTTCGGTAGCATCGAAAGATTTATGGAAGAGAAACCATGGGAATTCAG TAAAGCAAATGCATCAGAGAGGGCAATGGTTGCTGGTCTGGGAGGACTCAATCTTTTTggtgtcattattctgggaaacttATTGAA GCAAATGACAATGACGCCTGGTGGGCTTATCTCATTTGCTGCACAGCTATTTCCGTTGCTTCAG ATATATGCTGGCTCCTTTTTTGCAATACCATTATTTAGATGGTTGCTGCTACGTAAGACCAACAATGACATTGCAAGGAGGAATAAGGCCAGAGAAGAAAGAGCCCAGGAACTGGTTTCGCCAGAGCCTTCTCTCAGAAGAAAG TTGCTCAGTGCACGCGACATGGCTCAACGGAAGGTGATTACACCAGATGAGATTGTCTACACAACCGAAAAGGATCTATTGGATCAGGAATATGATGTGAAGGAGTGGGAAAGGCGATTTAAGAAGATTGAGTCAGACTGA